A portion of the Poecile atricapillus isolate bPoeAtr1 chromosome 7, bPoeAtr1.hap1, whole genome shotgun sequence genome contains these proteins:
- the NUF2 gene encoding kinetochore protein Nuf2: METMTFPRYSPDDIISYLRSHVLEGAEARNLVKSDVFGNPKLEVLHLIYLRILQKVCGIRLVHAYMMPLSVEIMYPQIHEGFLPVCNLYIHMEHLLPMCRISDFQFADVLNPKTKRTVRFLSGILNFVNFSEFRHEAYLELQLSYKSDMEKSQHLEAANQEAVLKLEKLNTVPFEHEAEIKKLTESIRELEQLLRQDYHRKQTALQEVTSQKKTDIAEGTQKLNECKVSISTLKEEQEQLKSKILRNPEEQKTDNELMKETIKKLKRSQKAVTEKYEGYRDIVEALPSWKVELQLYQNKMEIQEANVERLASILSEARNLENQFESAQIELKKANTDEMSLKRAVTAKHEKLATAEIQRKKIHEDIEQQQCTVVEFFNKVQEKRGVVCDKVVVIRKEIKQKKDKIEQLKDDAEAKAKKAKEIRLILKAVLDKCHESLLKAVKTSAASRAEKINEIREGLFSIQSSGSSS; this comes from the exons atggaGACCATGACCTTCCCCCGCTACAGCCCCGACGACATCATCAGCTACCTCCGCTCGCACGTCCTGGAGGGAGCCGAGGCCCGCAACCTGGTCAAGAGCGACGTGTTTGGCAACCCCAAG CTTGAAGTTTTACACCTGATTTACCTGAGAATCCTGCAGAAAGTGTGTGGAATCCGACTGGTGCACGCCTACATG ATGCCACTCAGCGTTGAGATAATGTACCCACAGATCCATGAAGGCTTTCTACCTGTCTGTAATTTGTATATTCACAT ggaGCACTTGCTGCCGATGTGCAGGATTAGTGACTTCCAATTCGCTGATGTTTTAAACCCAA AGACAAAGAGGACTGTTCGCTTCCTGAGTGGCATCCTCAACTTTGTGAACTTCAGCGAATTCCGGCACGAGGCCTACTTGGAGCTACAACTGAGCTAT AAATCAGATATGGAGAAAAGCCAACACCTGGAGGCTGCGAATCAGGAGGCAGTGCTGAAGCTGGAGAAACTGAA cacAGTCCCATTTGAACATGAGGCAGAGATCAAGAAGCTCACAGAGAGCATTcgagagctggagcagctgctaaGGCAGGACTATCACCGGAAACAA acagctTTGCAAGAAGTGACTTCTCAAAAGAAGACTGATATTGCAGAGGGAACCCAAAAACTG AATGAGTGTAAAGTGTCTATATCTACTTTGAAAGAAGAACAGGAACAGCTGAAATCCAAAATTCTGAGGAatccagaagaacaaaaaacTGACAATGAGCTGATGAAAGAAACTATTAAGAAATTGAAGAGATCTCAG AAAGCAGTTACTGAGAAATATGAAGGTTATAGAGATATAGTTGAGGCTCTGCCATCATGGAAAGTGGAACTGCAGTTATACCAAAACAAGATGGAAATACAGGAAGCAAATGTGGAGAGACTTGCCAGTATATTATCAGAG GCCAGAAATCTGGAGAATCAATTTGAGAGTGCTCAGATAGAGCTGAAAAAGGCCAATACAGATGAAATGTCCCTAAAGAGAGCAGTCACTGCAAAACATGAGAAGCTTGCTACAGCTGAGATACAGCGTAAAAAGATACATGAAGATattgagcagcagcagtgcactGTGGTCGA ATTTTTTAACAAAGTCCAGGAGAAGAGGGGTGTTGTGTGTGACAAAGTTGTGGTCATTCGCAAGGAAATCAAACAGAAGAAGGACAAAATTGAGCAGCTGAAGGATGATGctgaagcaaaagcaaaaaaagccaag gaAATACGGCTGATTTTAAAGGCTGTGTTGGACAAGTGTCACGAATCTCTCCTTAAGGCAGTAAAGACTTCTGCAGCCTCAAGAgcagaaaaaattaatgaaataaggGAAGGGCTGTTCAGCATTCAGTCTTCTGGAAGTAGTTCTTGA
- the LRRC52 gene encoding leucine-rich repeat-containing protein 52, whose translation MSPSGRPWPLSFMFLLGMASEGISCPSRCSCQYLEVNCTGQQLQEFPVDIPLDTRQLILAANNVSYLPAVELSFLADLVYLDCRKNLLGDDLDFTFIGVAKLVYLDLSFNNLTQVTFSTFSHLLSLVVLKISDNPNLVAIEKDAFANNTWLRHLDLSRTGLTFLDTSTVRGLPSLRLLGLSDNLWHCNCSFLDFITWMMESDVHFPDADNITCYTPAGLHALRMPAAEAQLHFSCLTQLYKQDYVFLCLVGFCIFLAGTMAAWLAGICAVIYEAHASKGEEEEDEEEDLAT comes from the exons ATGTCTCCTTCAGGTAGACCATGGCCCCTGAGCTTCATGTTTCTTTTGGGGATGGCATCAGAGGGGATCAGCTGCCCGAGCAGGTGTAGCTGTCAGTATCTGGAGGTGAACTGCACTGGGCAGCAGTTGCAGGAGTTCCCTGTGGATATCCCTCTGGACACCAGGCAGCTGATTCTGGCAGCAAACAACGTCTCATACCTGCCAGCAGTGGAATTGAGCTTCCTGGCTGATTTGGTCTATCTGGACTGCAGAAAGAACCTCCTGGGGGATGACCTGGATTTCACTTTCATTGGCGTGGCCAAGCTTGTCTATCTAGACCTCAGCTTCAACAACCTCACACAGGTCACCTTCAGCACCTTCTCCCACCTCCTCAGCCTGGTGGTGCTGAAGATCTCGGACAATCCCAACCTTGTGGCCATCGAGAAGGATGCTTTTGCCAACAACACCTGGCTAAGGCACCTGGATCTGAGCCGGACAGGCTTAACCTTCCTGGACACCAGCACTGTCCGGGGCTTGCCCAGCCTGAGGCTTCTGGGGCTCAGTGACAACCTGTGGCACTGCAACTGTTCCTTTTTGGACTTCATCACCTGGATGATGGAGAGCGATGTGCATTTTCCAG ATGCTGACAACATCACCTGCTACACCCCAGCAGGCCTGCATGCCCTGaggatgccagcagcagaggcacagcTCCACTTCAGCTGCCTGACCCAGCTGTACAAGCAGGATTATGTCTTTCTGTGCCTCGTTGGCTTCTGCATATTCCTTGCTGGCACCATGGCAGCCTGGCTGGCCGGCATCTGTGCTGTCATCTACGAGGCCCATGCCTcaaagggagaggaagaggaggatgaggaggaagacTTAGCCACTTAG